The window GGCGAGGGTGATGAAGCGCAGGAACGGCCAACGCATGAGGCTCCAGATGCGGAAGCACGCGAAGAGGTAGACCACGTAGAACCAGCCGTGGGCGACGAGGATGAACAGCGAGATGTTGAACCCGTCGCCGGTGGAGATCATGTCGCAGTCGTTCGTCGCAGGGAGGAACAGCGACCACCACTGGCAGTCCGCACCGGCGATGACGGGCGCGAACCAGAGGAATCCGCCCGATCCCCCGGCGAACAGCTCGATGTGCAGCGGGGTGTACTTCAGGATCATCTCCGCGACGAGCAGGAGCAGGCCGACACCGGTGATGATCGAGCAGATCTGGTAGAAGGTCAGCGCTCCGCGGATCGCCGGAAAAGAGGCGAGTTTCGGGGCACGCGGCATACCCCCGAGTCTACCGGCCGGCGCCCGAGACCCGATTCCGGATGTCTCGGCGCCGAACCAGGTGCGGCGCCGGGTCAGACCCGCGCGGCGACGATGCCGCCGTCGACGTCGATCGTCGCGCCGTGGACGTACGCCGCCTCGTCCGAGGCGAGGTAGCGCACCGCGAAGGCGATGTCGACCGGTCGCCCGGGCTTCCCGGCCGGGGCTCCGGCAGTCATCGCGTCGAGGATCGCGACGGCGTCCGCGTTGCCGGGGGTGAGGGTGGCGCCGGGGGCCACCGCATTCACCCGCACGCCGGACGGCCCGTACTCCGCCGCCCACGCGATGGTGAGGTGGTCGAGGGCCGCTTTGGTCGCGGGGTAGAGGGCCACGCCCGGGGTCCCCACATTCGCCATCCACGAGGTGATGTTCACGATGACCCCGACGCCTCGTTCCGCCATGGCCGGCGCGAGGGCTCCGACGAGATCGTGCGGGACGCGGATGTTCGTCGCCAGGAGCGCCGTGACATCCTCATCGGGCAGGTCGGCCGTCGGTCCGGTGGGGAAGATCCCCGCGTTGTTGACCAGGATGTCCACACGGCCGCCGACCACATCGGTGGCCCGCTCGGCGAACGCCCGCGCGGCGGCGGGGCTTTCGGCGAGATCGCCGATGACGACGCTCGCGCGTCCGCCGCGTTCGGCGATCGCCGCCGCGACGCGGTCGGCACGCTCGGCACTGCGGCCGTGGACGACGACATGGGCGCCTGAAGCGGCGAGGACGTGGGCGATCGCCTCGCCGATGCCGCTTGAGGATCCGGTCACGATCGCCGTGCGGCCGGCGAGACGATCGTCATGAGAAAGGACGGGAAGGGAGGAAGAAGATGTCATGCCTCCACACTCCCTCTCCGCGACGCGAAGACCTTGACCTGTCGCATCGCGACCTTGACGGAAAACGTCAGGAGGGCGGCGCGCTGAGGTTGGATGGACACATGGATGCCCGGACGACGGCGGCTCTGGACCGCGCAGCCGAGAAGACCCGCCGTCACATCGGCACCCCTCGCCGTGCGGAGACGCTCGGGCTCACGCTCGGACGGACGACCGCTCCGACGCCGATGCTGTTCGTGCGCTACCCGCCCTGCCTCGCGATGGTGCTCCACGGACGCAAGCACTCCCTCGACGCCGATTCCGGGGGCCTGGACTGGGGACCGGAGAGCTTCCTCATCACTCCGGTCAAGCTGCCCGTCATCGCCCGGGTTGTCGAGACCGGCGCGGACGGCGACTTCGTCTCGCTGAACTGGCGCCTCGACCCGGCGATCGTCGCCGAGGTCGCCGGCCAGCTTCCGCGACCTCGGCCCGGGTCAGAGGCGACGCCCCGGCGCCTCGGGACGACGACGGCGGAGATCGCCGACGCCGTCGACCGGCTCGTCGGGCTGCTCGACACCCCGGAGGACGCACCGGTGCTGCTCCCCCTGGTGAGCCGGGAACTGATCCTCCGCCTGCTGCAGAGCGATCAGGCACCCCGCGTGCACGCGGCGGCGGAGCACGCCCGCGCCGACACGGTCAGCACGGTGATCGATCACTTCACCGCCGATCTCGCCCGCCCGTGGACGATCGACGACGCCGCGGCCCTGTGTCACATCAGCCCCGCCACGCTGACGCGGAGGTTCCGCGACATCACGGGTCTGACACCCATGCGCTACCTCAAGCGCCTCCGCCTCGGCGAGGCGCGACGTGCGATGCTCACCGACGGGTGGACGGCGACGCAGGCGGCGACCTCCGTCGGGTACCTCAGCGCCGCGCACTTCTCGCGCGATTACCGCGCGGCCTACCGGCTCCCGCCCGCCAGGGACGCGCAGCGGGCATCAGTCGGATGACGCGGCGCGGGCGTCCTCGAGGTCTTCGACCTCTTTCTCCCACGCGTCCCTGGCCAGGCGATACCAGAGGTAGAACGCGAAGCCGGCGAAGATGACCCACTCGGCGGCGTAGAAGATGTTCAGCCAGTTCACCGCCGACCCCGCCTCCGGCGGCGCCGACACGATCTCGTCGAGACCCCCCTGGGGCACCTCGGCGACGATGTACGAGCGGTAGACCTCGAGCCCCGCCGTGTCGCTCCACCGCGACAGAAGAGCCGCCGGCGACATCCGGGTCAGGGTCTGCGGGTCGGCGCCCGACGGCGGCGGCACCGCCCCCTCGTCGGAGATCAGCCGTCCCTCGATCGCCATCGGGGCGCTCCCCGCCGCGGCGTCGGCGTTCAATCGCTCGGCGGCCGCGTCCGCGGCATCCTGTGTCGGCGCCCATCCCACCGCGACGGCGATCGAGGTGGGCGGGGCGGTGTCGGAGATGCGCAGCTGGCCGGTCACCCAGTACCCCTCGACCCCCTCGTTGAACCGGGAGGCGACGATGATGAAGTCGCCCGGCACCCACGTACCGGTCACGCTCACGCGCTGTCCGACGAAGGGTTCGGGCAGGTACTCGCCGGGTTCGCTCACGTCGGCCAGGGGCCGCACCTCTTCGGTCGCACCCGGTGGAAGGGGCGCGGTGTCGATCGCGCGGCCGAGCTGCCACTGGCCGAGCCAGGCGAACAGGCCCGCGACGACGAGCGACAGCGCGAGGAGCGCGATCCACTGCGGCCGGACCATCACCTCGCGGAGGGTCGGCGGGAACTCCTGCGGCGGAGCCGGCGGCGGCAGTGGGGCGGGCTGGGTCATCACTGCGGGTAGGGCGCGACGACGACCTCGACGCGCTGGAACTCCTTGAGGTCGGAGTAGCCGGTGGTCGCCATGGACTTCCTCAGCGCCCCGATGAGGTTCGCGGTGCCGTCGGCCACCGGGGCGGGGCCGTAGAGGATCGACTCGAGGGTGGTGACCTGGTCGACTTTGACCCGGCGCCCGCGCGGGAGCTTGGCGTGGTGGGCCTCGGGGCCCCAGTGGAAGCCGCCGCCGGGGGCGTCGGTGGCCCGGGCGAGCGCAACGCCGAGCATGACCGCGTCGGCGCCCATCGCGAGGGCCTTGACGATGTCGCCAGACGTGCCGACCCCGCCGTCGGCGATGACGTGCACGTACCGGCCGCCCGACTCGTCGAGGTAGTCGCGGCGGGCCCCGGCGACGTCGGCGACCGCCGTCGCCATCGGCGCGTGGATGCCGAGGGTGGCCCGCGTGGTCGAGGCCGCTCCCCCGCCGAAGCCGACGAGCACGCCCGCGGCGCCGGTGCGCATGAGGTGGAGGGCCGCGGTGTAGGTCGCCGCCCCGCCGACGATCACCGGAACGTCGAGGTCGTAGATGAACTTCTTGAGGTTCAGCGGCTCGGCGACGCTCGACACGTGCTCGGCCGAGACGGTCGTACCCCGGATCACGAAGAGATCGACCCCCGCCGCGACCACGGTCTCGTAGAGGTCCGCCGTGCGCTGCGGGGTGAGGGCGCCGGCGACGGTGACGCCGCCCGCACGGATCTCGGCGAGCCGGTCGCGGACGAGCTCGGGCTTGATCGGCTCGGAGTACAGCTCCTGCATGCGCCGGGTGGCGGCGGCATCGGGGAGGCTCGCGATCTCGGCGAGGAGCGGCTCGGGGTCGTCGTACCGGGTCCACAGGCCTTCGAGATCGAGCACGCCGAGGCCGCCGAGCTGGCCGAGCATGATCGCCGTCCGGGGACTCACGACGGAATCCATCGGGGCGCCCAGGACCGGGATGTCGAACTGGTAGGCGTCGATCGACCACGCCGTCGAGACGTCCTCGGGGTTCCTCGTGCGCCGGGAGGGCACGACGGCGATGTCGTCGAACGTGTAGGCGCGGCGAGCGCGCTTGGCGCGGCCGATCTCCATCTCCATGGTCACCGTCCCAGCCTACCCGCCGGGTCTGACGGGGCCGCGGGGGCTGCCCGGCTCAGGCGACCTGGTACCGGCCCGAGGCCACCGCGCGGGCGCGGGCCTTGGCCGCCTCCTCGTCGCGGTTCTTCGGCGGGGCGGTGGTCACGAGGTCATCGAGCAGGTGCTGGGTGACGTGGGCGATCTCGGCGACGGCGCGATCGAAGGCCTCCTGGTTGGCCTTCGACGGTTTCGTCGTCCCGGCGATCTTCCGCACGTACTGGAGGGCGGCGGCGTGCACCTCGTCCGACGAGGCGGCGGGCTCGAAGTTGTGGAGGGTGTGGATGTTCCGACACATGCGAGCGAGGATACGCCCGCCCCGCTCCGGTCACCAGGGTTCGTCGGCGCGGGGGGCGACGTCGAGGATCTGCGGGAGCTTGGAGGGGAAGCACGTCTGCATCAGCTCCGCGATCCGCGCGTCGGTGTCGTAGTCGTCGACCAGTCGCATCCCGATCATGACGTTGATGAGCATCCCCTGCGCGAGGAAGGTGCTCGCCTCGTCGGCCGAGAACCCGACCTCTTCCCGGAAGAACTGCCACACGTCGGCGAAGATCGTGCGGGCGGCGGGCCCGATGACCGGATGACTGCCGAGCAGCCACGCGTGCGAGAGGGTCTGGTGCAGCCCCCGCACGCTCACCAGCTGGATGTAGGCGTCGCCGATCCGCTGCGGGAGTTCGCGATCGGATGCCTGGTCGGCGAGGGCGTCACGGAACGCGGCCATCAGGGCATCGGATGACGCGGCGAGCGCGGCGAGGAACAGGCTCTCCTTCGACCCGAACAGCCGCACCACGTAGGGCTGGCTGACGCCGGCCGCGCGCGCGACATCGTCGGTCGTCGTTCCCTCGTACCCGCGCGCCCCGAAGATCGCGATGGCCGCGGCGACGATCTGCTCGCGGCGCTCGTCCGAGCTCATCCGGCGCGCCGGAACGGGTGACGTCTTCGTCGAAGGGGAAACCATGTTGACATGTTATCAGTCGATTACTACATTGTCCTTCAGTAAGTAATCATCCGATTACAACCAAGGAGTCCCGATGTCCCGTCGACCTTTCGCGCTCGTCCTCGCCGCGGCATCCCTGCCGATGTTCATGGCGACCCTCGACAACCTCGTCATGACCAACGCCCTTCCCGTGCTGAGCCGCGAAATGGGGGCGAGCGTGGAGGAGCTGCAGTGGTTCGTCAACGCCTACACGCTCGTGTTCGCCAGCGCGATCCTCGTCGCCGCGGCTCTCGGCGACCGCTTCGGCCGCCGGACCGTCTTCGCCATCGGCATCGGCGTGTTCGGGCTCGGCTCGGTCCTGGCCGCCCTCAGCACCGACCCCGGGCAGCTGATCGTCGCCCGGGCGATCCAGGGGCTCGGCGGGGCCGCGGTGCTGCCGCTCTCGCTCGCGCTCCTCAGCGGAGCGGTCGCGCCCGCACGCCGACCGCTCGCGATCGGCATCTGGGGCGGGGTCTCGGGGCTCGGGGTCGCGGTCGGTCCGCTCGTGGGCGGGGCGATCATGGAGGGCTGGTCGTGGCAGGCGATCTTCTGGATCAACGTTCCGGTCGCCCTCGTCGCTATCCCCCTCGCCCTCCTCGTGCTGCCGAACGACCGCGGCGCGCGGGAGCGCATCGACCTGTGGGGCGCGCTCCTGGCCGCCGCCGGGGTGCTCGCTCTCGTCCACGCGATCGTGCGGGCGAACGACGACGGGTGGGACACGATCGGAGTCATCGGCGAACTCGCCCTCGGCGGCATCCTTCTCCTCGCGTTCGTCCTCTGGCAGGCTCGGTCGGCCGCGCCCCTCATCCCGCTCCGGCTCTTCCGCGACCGGTCGTTCTCGGTGACGAACCTCGTCGGATTCGCGTTCAGCTTCGGCACGTTCGGCGCGGTGTTCCTGCTGATCCAGTTCCTGCAGGTCGAACAGGGCTCGACCCCGCTCGAGGCCGCGCTGCAGACGACGCCGTGGACCCTCGCCCCGATGATCGTCGCGCCGATCGCCGGGTTCATCGCGCCCCGTGTCGGCACGCGCCTGTTGCTCGTCAGCGGCCTCGCGCTGCAGGGCGGTGCGCTGGCGTGGATCGCCGCGGTGATGTCATCCGATGTGGCGTACGCGACGCTCGTGGCGCCCTTCATCATGGCGGGGGTGGGGATGGGACTCGTCTTCGCCCCGTCGGCGACGGCGCTGCTGGCGACCCTCGGGCTCGTCGACCACGCCAAGGCGTCGGGGGTCAACTCCACCGTGCGCGAGCTCGGGGTCGCGCTCGGCACGGCGGTCATGACCGCGGTCTTCGTCGGCGCAGGCGGCGCCTTGGTGCCCGGCGAATACGTCGCGGCCGCGCGGCCGGCGATCCTCCTGGGCGCCGCGGTGCTGGGGGTTGCGACGCTGGCGGCCCTGTTCCTCCCCGCCGGGCGCAGCGAGACCGCGTCCAGCGCGGTGAAGATCGACGACGAGACCGAGGTCAGCGTCCCCGCAGCAGTCGGGTGAGCGGCCCGTCGAGGATGAACAGCAGGAAGGCCGCCGAGCCGACCCACGGCGAGACGATCACCACGACGACCGAGATGATCACGGCGCTGAGAGCGCCGCGGCCGTAGGCGCGGGCATCGGCCTCGGGAAGATCGGGCATGAGGTCGGCGCGCCGGCGCACCGCCCACGACCACTGAAGCCAGCTGGTGAGGATCGCCAGGAAGAACGTGATCGGCATGAGCACGCGCCCCGCTGTGTATGTCGAGTACTCGGTGGTCAGGCCCGTGGCGAAGGGGACGACGACGATGAAGAGCAGCCGGACGTTGTTCAGCCAGATCATGACGCCGTCGGCCCGGACGATCCACTCGAACTGCTCGACGTGGGTCATCCACAGCAGGCACAGCAGCAGGAAGCTGAGGGCGAAGTTGAAGAACTGGGGGCCCATGGCCGCGAGGGCGCCCCACATCTCGTCGTTGCTCTCGATCGTGCCGAACGCGTGGGTGGTGAGATCGAGCACCAGCAGTGTCGCGGCGATGGCGAACACCCCGTCGGTGAAGGCCGCCAGGCGCGTCGCGCCGACCGTTGCCGCGGGGTGGGACCGGGTCCTGATCACCCCGCCAGGGTAGCGGCGGCCACCGGCAGGGGCGAGCGCGCGGCGGCGAGGCCATCGGGCGATTCTGTGGCGGGGCGTACGCCCGGGCAGGCTCAGCGCTTGTAGTTCGGCGCCTCCACGACGATCTGGACGTCGTGGGGGTGCGACTCCTTGAGCCCCGCGGGAGTGATCCGCACGAACTTGCCTTTGGCCTTGAGCTCGTCGATGGTGCGCGCGCCGACGTAGAACATCGACTGGCGCAGGCCCCCGACCAGCTGATACGCCACCGCCGACACCGGGCCGCGGTAGGGCACCTGCCCCTCGATGCCTTCGGGGATGAGCTTGTCGTCGGTGGGCACGTCGGCCTGGAAGTAGCGGTCTTTGGAGTAGGACGTCTTCTTGCCCCGTGTCTGCAGCGCACCGAG of the Microbacterium invictum genome contains:
- a CDS encoding TetR/AcrR family transcriptional regulator, which translates into the protein MVSPSTKTSPVPARRMSSDERREQIVAAAIAIFGARGYEGTTTDDVARAAGVSQPYVVRLFGSKESLFLAALAASSDALMAAFRDALADQASDRELPQRIGDAYIQLVSVRGLHQTLSHAWLLGSHPVIGPAARTIFADVWQFFREEVGFSADEASTFLAQGMLINVMIGMRLVDDYDTDARIAELMQTCFPSKLPQILDVAPRADEPW
- a CDS encoding GuaB3 family IMP dehydrogenase-related protein codes for the protein MEMEIGRAKRARRAYTFDDIAVVPSRRTRNPEDVSTAWSIDAYQFDIPVLGAPMDSVVSPRTAIMLGQLGGLGVLDLEGLWTRYDDPEPLLAEIASLPDAAATRRMQELYSEPIKPELVRDRLAEIRAGGVTVAGALTPQRTADLYETVVAAGVDLFVIRGTTVSAEHVSSVAEPLNLKKFIYDLDVPVIVGGAATYTAALHLMRTGAAGVLVGFGGGAASTTRATLGIHAPMATAVADVAGARRDYLDESGGRYVHVIADGGVGTSGDIVKALAMGADAVMLGVALARATDAPGGGFHWGPEAHHAKLPRGRRVKVDQVTTLESILYGPAPVADGTANLIGALRKSMATTGYSDLKEFQRVEVVVAPYPQ
- a CDS encoding MFS transporter, with translation MSRRPFALVLAAASLPMFMATLDNLVMTNALPVLSREMGASVEELQWFVNAYTLVFASAILVAAALGDRFGRRTVFAIGIGVFGLGSVLAALSTDPGQLIVARAIQGLGGAAVLPLSLALLSGAVAPARRPLAIGIWGGVSGLGVAVGPLVGGAIMEGWSWQAIFWINVPVALVAIPLALLVLPNDRGARERIDLWGALLAAAGVLALVHAIVRANDDGWDTIGVIGELALGGILLLAFVLWQARSAAPLIPLRLFRDRSFSVTNLVGFAFSFGTFGAVFLLIQFLQVEQGSTPLEAALQTTPWTLAPMIVAPIAGFIAPRVGTRLLLVSGLALQGGALAWIAAVMSSDVAYATLVAPFIMAGVGMGLVFAPSATALLATLGLVDHAKASGVNSTVRELGVALGTAVMTAVFVGAGGALVPGEYVAAARPAILLGAAVLGVATLAALFLPAGRSETASSAVKIDDETEVSVPAAVG
- a CDS encoding SURF1 family protein, encoding MVRPQWIALLALSLVVAGLFAWLGQWQLGRAIDTAPLPPGATEEVRPLADVSEPGEYLPEPFVGQRVSVTGTWVPGDFIIVASRFNEGVEGYWVTGQLRISDTAPPTSIAVAVGWAPTQDAADAAAERLNADAAAGSAPMAIEGRLISDEGAVPPPSGADPQTLTRMSPAALLSRWSDTAGLEVYRSYIVAEVPQGGLDEIVSAPPEAGSAVNWLNIFYAAEWVIFAGFAFYLWYRLARDAWEKEVEDLEDARAASSD
- a CDS encoding TMEM175 family protein, with product MIRTRSHPAATVGATRLAAFTDGVFAIAATLLVLDLTTHAFGTIESNDEMWGALAAMGPQFFNFALSFLLLCLLWMTHVEQFEWIVRADGVMIWLNNVRLLFIVVVPFATGLTTEYSTYTAGRVLMPITFFLAILTSWLQWSWAVRRRADLMPDLPEADARAYGRGALSAVIISVVVVIVSPWVGSAAFLLFILDGPLTRLLRGR
- a CDS encoding DUF2277 domain-containing protein, giving the protein MCRNIHTLHNFEPAASSDEVHAAALQYVRKIAGTTKPSKANQEAFDRAVAEIAHVTQHLLDDLVTTAPPKNRDEEAAKARARAVASGRYQVA
- a CDS encoding AraC family transcriptional regulator, giving the protein MDARTTAALDRAAEKTRRHIGTPRRAETLGLTLGRTTAPTPMLFVRYPPCLAMVLHGRKHSLDADSGGLDWGPESFLITPVKLPVIARVVETGADGDFVSLNWRLDPAIVAEVAGQLPRPRPGSEATPRRLGTTTAEIADAVDRLVGLLDTPEDAPVLLPLVSRELILRLLQSDQAPRVHAAAEHARADTVSTVIDHFTADLARPWTIDDAAALCHISPATLTRRFRDITGLTPMRYLKRLRLGEARRAMLTDGWTATQAATSVGYLSAAHFSRDYRAAYRLPPARDAQRASVG
- a CDS encoding DUF3817 domain-containing protein; amino-acid sequence: MPRAPKLASFPAIRGALTFYQICSIITGVGLLLLVAEMILKYTPLHIELFAGGSGGFLWFAPVIAGADCQWWSLFLPATNDCDMISTGDGFNISLFILVAHGWFYVVYLFACFRIWSLMRWPFLRFITLALGGVVPLLSFFMEARVAREVRRYLAEREAQAAAAASESPTVPASEGTR
- a CDS encoding SDR family NAD(P)-dependent oxidoreductase, encoding MTSSSSLPVLSHDDRLAGRTAIVTGSSSGIGEAIAHVLAASGAHVVVHGRSAERADRVAAAIAERGGRASVVIGDLAESPAAARAFAERATDVVGGRVDILVNNAGIFPTGPTADLPDEDVTALLATNIRVPHDLVGALAPAMAERGVGVIVNITSWMANVGTPGVALYPATKAALDHLTIAWAAEYGPSGVRVNAVAPGATLTPGNADAVAILDAMTAGAPAGKPGRPVDIAFAVRYLASDEAAYVHGATIDVDGGIVAARV